From a region of the Pongo pygmaeus isolate AG05252 chromosome 5, NHGRI_mPonPyg2-v2.0_pri, whole genome shotgun sequence genome:
- the LOC129038058 gene encoding zinc finger protein 79-like — protein sequence MRIQTGEKSYKCNDCGKAFSDCSGHFQRTHTGEKPCECNDCGKPFSFCSALIQHKRIHTRKKPYKCTDCGTAFSDWLALVQHQITHTEEKPYKCTECGKAFSRSTDLKNHQKTHTSEKSYKCNECRKAFSYCSGLIQRQVIHTVEKPYECSKCGKAFRQRKDLKKHQKMHTEEKPYECNECGKAF from the coding sequence ATGAGGATTCAGACTGGAGAAAAATCCTACAAATGTAATGACTGTGGAAAAGCTTTTAGTGACTGCTCAGGACATTTTCAgagaactcacactggagagaagccctgTGAATGTAATGACTGTGGGAAACCTTTCAGTTTCTGTTCAGCCCTAATtcaacataagagaattcataccaGAAAGAAGCCCTATAAATGCACTGACTGTGGAACAGCCTTCAGTGATTGGTTAGCACTTGTTCAACATCAGATAACTCACACTGAAGAAAAGCCGTATAAATGTactgaatgtggaaaagccttcagtCGGAGTACAGACCTCAAAAATCACCAGAAAACTCATACTAGTGAAAAATCctataaatgtaatgaatgtagAAAGGCCTTTAGTTACTGCTCTGGTCTTATTCAACGTCAGGTCATTCATACTGTAGAAAAACCTTATGAATGCAGtaaatgtggcaaagcctttaggcAGAGGAAAGATCTTAAAAAACATCAGAAAATGCATACCgaagagaaaccctatgaatgtaatgaatgtggaaaagccttttAG